One window from the genome of Leucobacter aridicollis encodes:
- a CDS encoding sensor histidine kinase, translating to MTAQPDARAPFAGVNATWNYTLGSIVFLFLLLDLLVITDLLVRYLNSESGLLLALIVACIAASATRIRYCWFLRGEGEDGMPRLAWTVALFLPALAAWVLAFVLPEAAVFAAAQLWFSGVLFSIVVQRKLRWQVMSAALVVTLIPIATRLLSGREALDLAERNAAPFVVIYSVLLPLMVISSLWLWRIVRRLDEARHLAAELAVTQERLRFAADLHDVQGHHLQVIALKAELVERTLAAKPDYAAEQVGEIRVIAKEALEETRSLVAGLREVELGDELENAREVLTLSGAECALEVSETPASVEARRVLGFAVREATTNILRHSEATSATISLGPARGGFELVVVNDGIATDPGGAPDASPDGRSGSGLAGLRARVSVLGGTLSAMPVRTSFELRLWLPEGGSQ from the coding sequence ATGACTGCTCAGCCTGACGCCCGGGCCCCGTTCGCTGGGGTGAACGCGACGTGGAATTACACGCTCGGCTCGATCGTGTTCCTGTTCCTCCTGCTCGATCTGCTTGTCATCACTGATCTGCTCGTGCGCTACCTGAACAGCGAATCGGGCCTGCTTCTCGCGCTTATCGTGGCGTGCATTGCCGCATCCGCCACCCGAATTCGATACTGCTGGTTCTTGCGAGGTGAAGGTGAAGACGGAATGCCGCGCCTCGCCTGGACAGTAGCTCTCTTCCTGCCGGCGCTCGCCGCATGGGTGCTCGCGTTCGTGCTCCCAGAGGCGGCGGTGTTCGCTGCAGCGCAGCTCTGGTTCTCAGGCGTGCTGTTCAGCATCGTCGTGCAGCGAAAGCTGCGGTGGCAGGTCATGTCTGCGGCGCTTGTGGTGACCCTCATCCCGATCGCGACTCGGCTTCTTTCGGGCCGCGAGGCACTCGACCTCGCTGAGCGAAACGCCGCCCCCTTCGTTGTGATTTATAGCGTACTCCTGCCGCTCATGGTGATTTCAAGCCTGTGGCTGTGGCGAATCGTTCGACGGCTCGATGAGGCGCGGCACCTCGCAGCCGAGCTCGCCGTGACGCAAGAGCGACTGCGCTTCGCGGCAGATCTCCATGACGTTCAGGGTCACCATCTGCAGGTCATCGCGCTCAAGGCTGAGCTCGTTGAACGCACCCTCGCAGCGAAGCCCGACTACGCCGCAGAACAGGTTGGCGAGATCCGGGTGATCGCGAAAGAGGCCCTCGAGGAGACGCGATCCCTCGTTGCGGGCCTGCGCGAAGTTGAGCTCGGAGACGAACTCGAAAACGCCCGCGAAGTGCTGACGCTCTCAGGTGCCGAGTGCGCCCTCGAGGTCTCCGAGACCCCGGCAAGCGTCGAAGCGCGGCGGGTCCTCGGCTTCGCGGTGCGCGAGGCGACAACAAATATTCTGCGCCACAGCGAGGCGACCTCGGCCACGATCTCGCTCGGCCCGGCCCGCGGCGGCTTCGAACTCGTCGTCGTCAACGACGGCATTGCCACCGATCCCGGCGGTGCCCCCGACGCCAGCCCCGATGGTCGGAGTGGGAGCGGCCTCGCTGGTTTGCGGGCGCGTGTCTCGGTCTTGGGCGGGACGCTCTCAGCGATGCCCGTGCGCACAAGCTTTGAACTACGACTCTGGCTGCCCGAAGGGGGATCACAATGA
- a CDS encoding ankyrin repeat domain-containing protein, with protein MDTTIPAGTRRSIRRILAPVMIVAGLALLAGCAAEPAPAKPTPAATKTPAPTPQPEPVTPDPQANADLAAAVAANDGAAVTSAIERGADLELRGEGGRTPLVAATKANAIAAATALIEAGADVNAKDDIQDSAYLYAGAEGFDEILKLTLANGADLTSTNRFGGTALIPAGEHGHVEVTRMLLAAGIDPDHINDLGWTALQEAVLLGTDGPDHQETVRLLLAGGADPNLRDGQGNTPLANAQARGMWALADLIQAAGGV; from the coding sequence ATGGACACCACCATTCCAGCAGGCACACGCCGAAGCATCCGACGCATCCTTGCCCCCGTGATGATCGTTGCGGGCCTCGCCCTCCTTGCTGGGTGCGCGGCCGAGCCGGCACCGGCGAAGCCAACCCCGGCGGCAACGAAGACCCCCGCTCCGACCCCTCAGCCTGAGCCCGTCACCCCAGACCCGCAAGCGAACGCCGACCTCGCGGCGGCCGTGGCGGCGAACGACGGCGCGGCTGTCACCTCGGCGATCGAACGCGGGGCCGATCTCGAGCTGCGAGGTGAGGGCGGACGCACCCCGCTCGTCGCTGCGACCAAGGCGAACGCCATCGCGGCGGCGACGGCCCTCATCGAGGCCGGCGCCGACGTCAATGCGAAGGACGACATCCAAGACAGCGCCTACCTGTATGCGGGGGCCGAAGGGTTCGATGAGATCTTGAAGCTCACGCTTGCGAACGGCGCTGACCTCACGAGCACGAACCGGTTTGGCGGCACGGCGCTGATTCCCGCGGGCGAACACGGGCACGTCGAGGTGACGCGCATGTTGCTCGCCGCTGGAATCGACCCAGACCACATCAACGACCTCGGCTGGACTGCCCTACAAGAGGCGGTGCTGCTCGGCACCGATGGGCCCGACCATCAGGAGACAGTGCGACTCCTGCTCGCTGGCGGTGCGGACCCGAACCTGCGCGACGGGCAGGGAAACACGCCTCTCGCCAATGCCCAGGCGCGCGGCATGTGGGCCCTGGCCGATCTCATCCAGGCGGCTGGCGGGGTGTAG
- a CDS encoding class I adenylate-forming enzyme family protein has protein sequence MRLKHLLWESPAAGTGRDCIGDERGMLSYAESDARARVLARQLAERGVGEGDVVALMLENSVELLLGILATWLLGAAATPINPTFTERELNYQLADSHAKLLIVDAHASLAAARLTIARLDVADFRDPRHGAAPGATVPTPATPADQLALLIYTSGSTGQPKGVMLDHGNLHAMAEGLAAHTEITAADRALVVLPMFHVNAICVSWLAPMLVGGSTVVMPRFTAMALLDAVERFRPTYFSVVPAILTKLVELPAQTVVDLSSVRFVICGAAPVSAELLQLSAERFGLHIIEGYGLTESTCASACIPLAGPHKLGTVGPALAGQRIVVTDAAGNPMPAGERGEVRISGPTVMRGYLGRPEATAETIVDGWLRTGDVGVLDDDGYLRIVDRIKDMIIRGGENLYPKEIETHLAAHPAVLESAVVGAAHARLGEVPVAYVVLLPGAAATPAELLDHCAAGLMKVKVPVRLEIVDDLPRNPVGKVDKPELRRRTAPALEHTNQPVSA, from the coding sequence ATGAGGCTGAAACACCTGCTCTGGGAATCTCCTGCTGCTGGCACAGGGCGCGACTGCATCGGCGATGAGCGCGGCATGCTCAGCTACGCGGAGAGCGACGCACGAGCCCGTGTGCTCGCGCGTCAGCTCGCCGAGCGAGGCGTCGGGGAAGGCGACGTGGTCGCGCTCATGCTCGAGAACAGCGTCGAACTGCTCCTCGGGATCCTCGCGACCTGGCTGCTCGGCGCGGCCGCAACACCGATCAACCCGACGTTCACCGAGCGTGAGCTCAATTACCAACTCGCAGATTCACACGCGAAGCTCCTCATTGTCGACGCTCACGCTTCACTCGCGGCAGCGCGGCTCACGATCGCGCGGCTCGACGTCGCCGACTTTCGCGACCCAAGACATGGCGCGGCACCTGGAGCCACAGTTCCGACCCCAGCGACGCCGGCGGACCAGCTCGCGCTGCTCATCTACACGAGCGGGTCCACTGGGCAGCCGAAGGGTGTGATGCTCGACCACGGGAACCTCCATGCCATGGCGGAAGGGCTCGCCGCGCACACCGAAATCACGGCGGCTGATCGAGCCCTCGTCGTACTCCCGATGTTTCACGTCAACGCGATCTGCGTGAGCTGGTTGGCACCGATGCTCGTGGGCGGCTCTACCGTCGTAATGCCGCGGTTCACGGCGATGGCCCTGCTGGACGCCGTCGAACGCTTCCGGCCCACCTACTTTTCGGTGGTGCCCGCGATTCTCACGAAACTCGTTGAGCTGCCCGCGCAGACGGTCGTCGACCTTAGCTCCGTCCGGTTCGTGATCTGCGGCGCTGCCCCGGTCTCGGCTGAGTTGCTGCAGCTCAGCGCCGAGCGCTTCGGCTTGCACATCATCGAAGGCTATGGCCTGACCGAATCGACGTGCGCGTCGGCGTGCATTCCGCTCGCGGGCCCGCACAAGCTTGGAACCGTCGGGCCGGCGCTCGCAGGCCAGCGGATCGTCGTCACCGACGCGGCAGGGAACCCGATGCCGGCGGGCGAGCGCGGCGAAGTGCGGATCAGCGGGCCAACCGTGATGCGGGGCTATCTGGGGCGGCCCGAGGCCACCGCCGAGACCATCGTGGACGGCTGGCTGCGCACGGGGGACGTCGGCGTACTCGACGACGACGGGTATCTCAGGATCGTCGACCGTATCAAGGACATGATCATTCGCGGCGGCGAGAACCTTTACCCCAAGGAAATCGAGACACACCTCGCGGCGCACCCGGCAGTGCTCGAATCGGCGGTCGTCGGCGCCGCGCACGCGCGGCTCGGCGAGGTTCCCGTCGCGTACGTCGTGCTGCTGCCTGGGGCAGCGGCGACACCCGCCGAGCTGCTTGACCACTGCGCGGCCGGCCTCATGAAGGTGAAAGTGCCCGTGCGGCTCGAAATCGTCGACGACCTGCCCCGCAACCCGGTGGGCAAAGTCGATAAGCCCGAGCTGCGCAGGCGAACGGCGCCCGCGCTCGAACACACGAATCAGCCGGTGAGCGCGTGA
- a CDS encoding response regulator transcription factor — MTGEFRQEAVTAGGAKIRLLIADDEHLIRGALEALLGLEPDIEVVAGTDNGATAAELAAELQPDICLLDLEMPRADGIEAAERIAVGAPSARVIIVTRHARPGVLRRALAAKIAGFVPKSTPAGELANVIRDVAAGKRYIDPEIAAAALTAERCPLTDRELDVLRATRTSSSVQEIAEALFLSPGTVRNYLSSAMTKLGAGNRHDAAAHAWQQGWI, encoded by the coding sequence ATGACCGGAGAATTCCGACAAGAGGCGGTGACGGCGGGCGGCGCCAAGATCCGGCTGCTCATCGCCGACGACGAACATCTGATTCGTGGGGCGCTCGAGGCGCTTCTCGGGCTCGAGCCAGACATCGAGGTTGTCGCCGGAACTGACAACGGTGCGACGGCGGCCGAGCTCGCAGCCGAATTGCAGCCCGACATTTGTCTCCTCGACCTCGAAATGCCGCGGGCTGACGGCATCGAAGCTGCCGAACGCATCGCCGTGGGCGCTCCCTCAGCGCGTGTGATCATCGTGACGAGGCACGCACGCCCAGGCGTACTGCGGCGGGCGCTTGCCGCGAAGATTGCGGGTTTCGTGCCCAAATCGACCCCGGCCGGTGAGCTCGCGAATGTGATTCGCGACGTGGCAGCGGGGAAACGCTACATCGATCCTGAGATTGCTGCCGCAGCGCTCACCGCTGAGCGCTGCCCGCTCACTGATCGCGAACTCGACGTGCTGCGCGCGACGCGTACATCGTCGAGCGTGCAAGAGATCGCGGAGGCGCTGTTTCTCTCGCCCGGGACCGTGCGCAATTACCTGTCTTCCGCTATGACGAAGCTCGGCGCGGGCAACAGACACGACGCGGCTGCACATGCCTGGCAACAGGGGTGGATCTAG